A part of Gramella sp. MAR_2010_147 genomic DNA contains:
- the glyA gene encoding serine hydroxymethyltransferase has protein sequence MQRDTQVFDLIAKEKERQLNGLELIASENFVSEAVLEAAGSVLTNKYAEGYPGKRYYGGCEVVDQVEQLAIDRLKELFNAEYANVQPHSGSQANTAVFHTVMKPGDKFLGFDLSHGGHLTHGSPVNFSGKLYNPVFYGVDKETGLIDYDAVAEIAKKEKPKMIIAGASAYSRDINYKRFREIADSVDAILVADMAHPAGLIAKGLISDPLPHCHIVTSTTHKTLRGPRGGIILMGKDFENPFGEKLKNGNLKKMSTMLNSGIFPGNQGGPLEHIIAAKAIAFGEALTDEFLHYTVQVKKNAEKLAQAFVDKDYKVISGGTDNHMMLIDLRNKNVSGKEAEEALSKADITVNKNMVPFDDKSPFVTSGIRIGTPAVTTRGLKEADMTKIVELIDRVINNIEGGAELEKVKAEVNSMMSGKPLFVA, from the coding sequence ATGCAACGAGACACCCAGGTATTTGATTTAATAGCTAAAGAAAAAGAGCGCCAGTTAAATGGTTTGGAACTTATTGCAAGTGAAAATTTTGTAAGTGAAGCGGTACTTGAAGCTGCAGGATCTGTACTTACAAATAAATATGCTGAAGGTTACCCCGGAAAGAGATATTATGGAGGTTGTGAGGTGGTAGACCAGGTAGAACAGCTTGCGATAGACCGTCTAAAAGAATTATTCAATGCTGAATATGCGAATGTGCAGCCGCACTCCGGTTCACAGGCAAATACGGCAGTTTTTCATACCGTGATGAAGCCGGGGGACAAATTCCTTGGTTTTGATCTTTCTCATGGAGGTCATCTTACACACGGTTCTCCGGTAAATTTTTCTGGAAAGTTATACAATCCGGTTTTTTATGGAGTAGATAAGGAGACCGGGCTAATAGACTATGATGCGGTAGCTGAAATTGCTAAAAAGGAGAAGCCGAAAATGATTATTGCTGGTGCTTCTGCTTATTCCAGAGATATAAATTATAAAAGATTTAGAGAAATTGCAGATAGTGTTGATGCTATTCTGGTTGCAGATATGGCGCATCCAGCCGGTTTGATTGCCAAAGGCTTAATTAGTGATCCGCTACCTCATTGCCACATCGTAACTTCTACTACACACAAAACCCTTCGTGGGCCTAGAGGAGGAATTATCTTAATGGGTAAAGATTTCGAGAATCCTTTTGGTGAAAAATTGAAGAATGGTAATCTAAAGAAAATGTCCACAATGCTGAATTCAGGGATTTTTCCAGGAAATCAGGGTGGTCCTTTAGAGCATATTATTGCCGCTAAAGCGATTGCTTTTGGAGAAGCATTGACTGATGAGTTTCTTCATTATACAGTGCAGGTTAAGAAAAATGCTGAAAAACTGGCTCAGGCTTTTGTAGATAAAGATTATAAAGTTATTTCCGGTGGAACCGATAACCACATGATGCTCATAGATCTTAGAAATAAGAATGTAAGTGGAAAAGAAGCGGAAGAAGCTTTGAGTAAAGCAGATATTACGGTGAATAAGAATATGGTTCCGTTTGATGACAAATCACCTTTTGTAACCTCCGGAATAAGAATTGGAACACCAGCCGTGACTACCCGTGGTTTAAAGGAAGCAGATATGACAAAGATCGTTGAGCTCATAGACCGGGTAATTAACAATATTGAAGGTGGTGCTGAACTTGAAAAAGTGAAAGCTGAAGTTAATTCCATGATGAGTGGTAAACCTTTATTTGTAGCTTAA
- a CDS encoding acyl-CoA thioesterase, producing MEINPEIYEKTLVVKEKNLDKQKHVNNVEYLQWVQDVAEEHWEKRASEAQKTKVIWVVVKHEISYKKEAFLGDPILLQTYVGDATHVTSIRHVIIKNADTDKVLAEAKTTWCLLDKESKKPVKISEELKRVFLQ from the coding sequence ATGGAGATCAATCCTGAAATTTACGAAAAAACACTGGTTGTTAAAGAGAAAAATCTTGACAAACAGAAGCATGTTAATAACGTTGAATACCTGCAATGGGTTCAGGATGTGGCTGAAGAACATTGGGAGAAAAGAGCTTCAGAAGCACAAAAAACTAAAGTGATCTGGGTAGTTGTAAAACACGAGATCAGTTACAAAAAAGAAGCTTTCCTTGGCGACCCTATTTTACTTCAAACGTATGTGGGAGATGCCACTCATGTAACTTCCATAAGACATGTAATTATAAAAAATGCTGATACCGATAAAGTTTTGGCCGAAGCAAAAACCACCTGGTGCTTACTGGACAAGGAAAGCAAAAAACCGGTAAAGATCTCTGAAGAATTGAAAAGAGTGTTTTTACAATAG
- a CDS encoding glutaminyl-peptide cyclotransferase has translation MIKFNLLLLFILNFLFFSCGSNNSNKKSDFSLKIIDNKSEFKLNQSLDASIINSKNKTIDSVAFYFGNEYLKSSNNGDFNLELQNVLLGNQKLTAIVYSEESTDTLSKNLKILNTQAPKVYTYEIVNTFPHDIASYTQGLEFHGDTLYESIGQYGSSKLRKLVLESGEVLKEIKLDDQYFAEGLTILDDKLFLLTWQEGEGFIYNLDTFKKTGTFGYNQSKEGWGLCNNGDKIFKSDGTEKIWILDPETLAEQSYIQPTHHKSISTKLNELEWVDGKIYANTYQKDGVAIINPENGAIEGLINFSGLRDQVTQHDKLDVLNGIAYNPDTNKLYVTGKNWDKIFEVKIIEK, from the coding sequence ATGATTAAATTTAACTTACTGTTACTCTTTATTTTAAACTTTTTATTTTTTTCCTGCGGAAGTAATAATAGCAATAAAAAATCTGATTTTTCTTTGAAGATCATTGATAATAAGTCAGAATTCAAATTGAATCAGAGCCTGGACGCGTCTATTATCAATAGTAAAAACAAAACAATTGATTCTGTTGCCTTCTATTTTGGAAATGAATATTTGAAAAGTTCAAATAACGGAGATTTCAATTTAGAACTTCAAAATGTACTTTTAGGCAATCAGAAGTTGACAGCAATAGTATATTCCGAAGAGTCAACAGACACCCTATCTAAAAACTTAAAGATACTCAATACGCAAGCTCCTAAAGTATATACCTATGAAATAGTAAATACCTTTCCTCATGATATTGCATCTTACACACAGGGATTGGAATTTCATGGCGACACCTTATATGAAAGCATTGGCCAATATGGAAGCTCGAAATTAAGAAAACTTGTTCTTGAGTCTGGGGAAGTGTTAAAAGAAATAAAATTAGACGATCAATATTTTGCAGAAGGGCTAACTATTTTAGATGACAAACTCTTTTTGCTCACCTGGCAGGAAGGTGAAGGTTTTATTTATAACCTGGATACTTTTAAAAAAACCGGAACTTTCGGCTATAATCAAAGTAAGGAAGGCTGGGGACTTTGTAATAATGGAGATAAGATCTTTAAAAGTGATGGCACCGAAAAGATCTGGATTTTAGATCCTGAAACTTTGGCCGAACAAAGTTATATTCAACCAACACACCATAAATCCATTTCCACAAAATTAAATGAACTGGAATGGGTTGATGGGAAAATCTACGCGAATACCTACCAGAAAGATGGGGTGGCGATAATTAATCCTGAAAATGGTGCAATTGAAGGTTTAATTAACTTCAGCGGATTGAGAGATCAAGTTACTCAACATGATAAACTGGATGTTCTAAATGGGATTGCCTATAATCCCGATACCAACAAATTATATGTTACAGGAAAGAACTGGGATAAGATCTTCGAAGTAAAAATCATCGAAAAGTAA
- a CDS encoding SDR family oxidoreductase has translation MKKGESSKKVVLITGASSGIGKSIANYLSTRNFKVYGTSRSSKDSSQVSFNFVQLDVTKEETIRSAVQEVFQKEGKIDILINNAGVGITGPIEETPEIEIKKAFDTNYFGPLNMIKNVLPVMRKNGSGLIINITSIAGYMGLPYRGIYSATKSALEITAEAYRMELKQFGIKMTNVAPGDFATNIASGRYHAPVTKGSPYEKVYGDTLAIMNKHVDAGQDPELMANEILKIIQTEDPKVHYKVGDRLQKISVKLKSLLPDKLYEKMLMKHYKL, from the coding sequence ATGAAAAAAGGGGAGTCTTCAAAAAAAGTGGTACTCATTACCGGCGCTTCTTCCGGAATAGGAAAATCCATCGCGAACTATTTAAGCACACGAAATTTTAAGGTTTATGGTACCAGTAGGAGTTCTAAAGATTCTTCTCAGGTTTCGTTTAATTTCGTTCAGTTAGATGTGACCAAAGAAGAAACTATAAGAAGCGCTGTTCAGGAAGTTTTTCAGAAAGAAGGGAAGATTGATATCCTTATCAATAATGCCGGGGTTGGAATTACGGGGCCTATAGAAGAAACTCCGGAAATTGAAATCAAAAAAGCCTTTGACACTAATTATTTTGGCCCTTTAAATATGATCAAAAACGTACTTCCTGTTATGAGGAAGAATGGCTCTGGTCTTATTATAAATATAACCTCTATTGCCGGGTATATGGGCTTACCATATAGAGGAATTTATTCTGCCACTAAAAGTGCTTTAGAAATTACTGCAGAAGCCTATAGAATGGAGTTGAAACAGTTCGGGATTAAAATGACGAATGTTGCTCCCGGGGATTTCGCGACCAATATTGCTTCAGGAAGGTACCATGCCCCGGTTACCAAAGGTTCTCCTTATGAAAAGGTATATGGGGATACACTGGCAATTATGAATAAGCATGTAGATGCAGGGCAGGATCCGGAGTTAATGGCAAATGAAATTTTAAAGATCATTCAAACTGAAGATCCTAAAGTTCATTATAAAGTGGGGGATAGGTTGCAGAAAATTTCAGTAAAACTGAAAAGCCTGTTGCCAGATAAACTCTATGAAAAGATGCTAATGAAGCATTATAAATTGTAA
- the fsa gene encoding fructose-6-phosphate aldolase, giving the protein MKFFIDTANLDQIKEAQDLGVLDGVTTNPSLMAKEGITGKDNIFKHYKKICDLVEGDVSAEVISTDFDGMVKEGEELAELHDQIVVKVPMIKEGVKALKYFSDKGIRTNCTLVFSAGQALLAAKAGATYVSPFIGRLDDISTDGLNLIAEIRLIYDNYGFETEILAASVRHTMHVLECAKLGADVMTGPLSSIEGLLKHPLTDIGLEKFLADYKKGNK; this is encoded by the coding sequence ATGAAATTTTTTATTGATACCGCCAATCTGGACCAGATCAAAGAAGCACAGGATCTTGGCGTATTAGACGGCGTAACTACAAACCCATCGCTTATGGCGAAGGAAGGAATTACGGGAAAAGACAATATTTTTAAACACTATAAAAAGATCTGTGACCTGGTTGAAGGAGATGTAAGTGCTGAGGTGATCTCCACAGATTTTGACGGGATGGTGAAAGAAGGTGAGGAACTTGCAGAATTACACGACCAGATCGTGGTAAAGGTTCCAATGATCAAAGAGGGGGTGAAAGCTCTTAAATATTTTAGTGATAAAGGTATCAGGACTAACTGTACGTTGGTATTTTCGGCGGGGCAGGCTTTATTGGCTGCAAAAGCGGGTGCTACTTATGTTTCGCCTTTTATAGGGAGACTGGATGATATTTCTACAGACGGTTTAAATCTTATTGCTGAAATAAGGTTGATCTATGATAATTATGGGTTTGAAACTGAAATTCTTGCAGCTTCTGTAAGACATACGATGCACGTACTGGAATGCGCTAAACTTGGCGCTGATGTAATGACGGGACCGTTATCTTCTATCGAAGGATTGCTTAAGCATCCATTAACCGATATTGGTTTGGAGAAATTCCTTGCAGATTATAAGAAAGGAAATAAGTAA
- a CDS encoding ATP-binding cassette domain-containing protein — MLSVSNLSVQFGKRVLFDEVNTTFTQGNCYGIIGANGAGKSTFLKILSGKSEPTSGHVHLEPGKRMSVLEQDHNVFDEYPVLETVMRGNKPLFEVKTEMDALYADYSDENADRIGELQVQFEEMDGWNAESNAASMLSNLGIKTDLHYSQLKDLDGKQKVRVLLAQALFGSPDVLIMDEPTNDLDYETISWLENFLANYDNTVIVVSHDRHFLDSVCTHISDIDFGKINHFSGNYTFWYESSQLAARQRAQQNKKAEEKKKELQEFIQRFSANVAKSKQATSRKKMIDKLNIDEIKPSSRRYPAIIFEREREAGDQILNVEKLEASIEGETLFKNVNINLAKGDKVVVFSKDSRATSAFYEIINGKQKAVSGKYQWGVTTSQSYLPADNSDFFDNDLTLVDWLRQWATSEEEREEVYIRGFLGKMLFSGEEALKTCRVLSGGEKVRCMLSRMMMIRANVLMLDEPTNHLDLESITAFNNSLKNFKGTVLFTTHDHEFAQTVANRVIELTPGGVIDRYLSFDEYMSDKNIKEQREKMYAVNA, encoded by the coding sequence ATGCTTTCAGTATCAAACCTTTCTGTACAGTTTGGAAAACGTGTTTTGTTTGATGAAGTGAATACTACCTTCACTCAGGGAAATTGTTACGGAATTATTGGTGCCAACGGTGCCGGAAAATCTACTTTTTTAAAGATCCTTTCAGGGAAATCTGAGCCTACATCTGGACATGTTCATTTAGAGCCAGGTAAACGTATGTCTGTTCTTGAACAGGATCATAACGTGTTCGATGAGTACCCTGTTTTAGAAACAGTGATGAGAGGAAATAAGCCTCTTTTTGAAGTGAAAACTGAAATGGATGCTTTATATGCAGATTATTCTGATGAAAATGCTGATAGAATAGGGGAATTACAAGTGCAGTTTGAAGAGATGGACGGCTGGAACGCTGAAAGTAATGCCGCTTCGATGCTTTCCAATCTTGGAATAAAAACCGATTTACATTATTCGCAACTGAAAGATCTTGATGGTAAACAAAAAGTACGAGTGTTATTGGCACAGGCTTTATTTGGAAGTCCTGATGTTTTGATCATGGATGAGCCTACCAACGACCTGGATTATGAAACTATCAGTTGGTTAGAGAATTTTCTTGCGAATTATGATAATACGGTGATCGTGGTATCTCACGACCGTCACTTTTTAGATTCGGTTTGTACACATATTTCTGATATTGACTTTGGAAAGATCAATCATTTTAGTGGTAACTATACCTTTTGGTATGAATCTTCTCAATTAGCTGCAAGACAAAGGGCTCAGCAAAATAAAAAGGCTGAAGAGAAAAAGAAGGAGCTTCAGGAGTTTATTCAGCGATTTAGCGCAAACGTTGCTAAAAGTAAGCAGGCCACTTCCAGAAAGAAAATGATAGATAAGTTGAATATCGATGAAATTAAGCCTTCAAGTAGAAGATACCCTGCGATCATTTTCGAAAGAGAACGCGAAGCTGGAGATCAGATTTTGAATGTGGAGAAACTGGAAGCCAGTATTGAAGGAGAGACCTTGTTTAAAAATGTAAATATCAACCTCGCTAAAGGAGATAAAGTGGTTGTTTTTTCAAAGGATTCCAGGGCGACTTCTGCGTTTTACGAAATTATCAATGGGAAACAGAAGGCTGTAAGTGGTAAATATCAATGGGGTGTAACTACTTCTCAATCATATTTACCTGCAGATAATTCAGATTTCTTTGATAACGATCTTACACTGGTAGACTGGTTACGCCAGTGGGCAACTTCAGAAGAAGAAAGAGAAGAAGTTTACATTAGAGGGTTCCTTGGTAAAATGTTATTTAGCGGGGAAGAGGCTTTAAAAACCTGTAGAGTGCTTTCTGGAGGGGAAAAAGTTCGTTGTATGTTGAGTAGAATGATGATGATAAGAGCAAATGTTCTTATGCTGGATGAGCCAACAAACCACCTTGATCTCGAGTCTATTACAGCATTTAATAATTCATTGAAGAATTTTAAGGGAACCGTGCTATTTACCACTCATGACCATGAATTTGCGCAAACAGTGGCAAACAGGGTGATCGAGCTTACTCCTGGCGGAGTGATAGATCGCTACCTAAGTTTTGATGAGTATATGAGCGATAAAAATATCAAAGAGCAAAGAGAAAAAATGTATGCGGTAAACGCATAA
- a CDS encoding outer membrane beta-barrel protein — MKHLFLSILLFTSAISMAFTDPVGKISGSVIDQELNEPIPYATIIINDMEGNLVTGITSGDDGTFLIENVKAGDYVFKVQFIGYKTFSKEIQISRNSTNIEIGQIKLEPNIAMLDETVVIAERTTIEQRVDRKVINIGKDLMTTGSSASEIMVNIPSVNVDQDGNISLRGNSNVRILVDGKPTNMDPAQLLKQIPSTSIKSIELITNPSAKYNPEGMSGIINIVLHKNANQGFNGNLNTGVTFGENTRFNGTLDMNYRKGKFNIYTNLGTNVGPRENGGTLGLPEQNIEQVFSVANERTSYLYKVGVDFYLDKKNTMSFYTNQGRFSGGPDGFISVTDFDNPSMDLTQLLDINMDNRNSAYNFLYDHDFEKAGHDIQFELDYNDFEEEENTSIDFRDTELDFIPYKDFVLQNRQNFTGNIDYINPLSDVSKLEMGAEVRLLDTDNDYETTNPDFFDSDYQYNRDIYSFYTTFGQTFEKWSYQLGARLEKFNVDAIYNGNLVYEDDYFTLYPSGFISYTPGEKNSYQLSYSRRVDRPGFGQVNPIREVASPRLTVAGNPELRPQFTNSIELNYTRKLGKKGSLTSGVFYRRTQDEINQVFTTEENDPGSIFLTYDNFDSNDSYGAEFSANYKFTDWWSTNTGLELYGQTLKGVAGNEFIEIDNKAYTFRTNHNLKATEALTFSLFGFYRSKSQDLQLDIKPMYFMNLGARYSFLEDNKATLSLNFNDVFDTQEFRVEDGRPFEQTGRFKGETQTVYLGFSYRFGGGKNKALKRKSRDNDESGGGGVF, encoded by the coding sequence ATGAAACACTTATTTTTGAGTATTCTGCTATTCACATCAGCCATCAGCATGGCTTTTACAGATCCGGTCGGGAAAATTTCAGGATCGGTTATCGATCAGGAATTAAATGAACCTATCCCCTACGCTACTATTATTATCAATGACATGGAAGGGAATTTGGTCACCGGTATCACTTCTGGTGATGACGGTACTTTTCTTATTGAAAATGTGAAGGCCGGTGATTATGTGTTTAAAGTGCAATTCATCGGTTATAAGACTTTTAGTAAAGAAATTCAAATCAGTCGAAATAGCACCAATATCGAAATCGGGCAAATTAAATTGGAACCCAATATTGCCATGCTGGATGAAACTGTGGTTATTGCTGAAAGAACAACTATAGAACAACGTGTTGATAGAAAAGTTATTAATATTGGAAAAGATTTAATGACTACCGGTTCCAGTGCTTCTGAAATCATGGTAAATATCCCTTCGGTCAATGTAGATCAGGATGGCAATATTTCGCTTCGGGGAAACTCTAATGTGAGAATTCTTGTGGATGGAAAACCTACCAATATGGATCCTGCACAGCTATTAAAGCAAATTCCTTCTACGTCTATTAAGAGCATAGAATTAATCACGAACCCTTCCGCTAAATATAATCCCGAAGGTATGAGCGGGATCATCAATATCGTACTTCATAAAAATGCGAATCAGGGCTTCAATGGAAACCTGAACACAGGAGTAACTTTTGGTGAAAATACAAGGTTTAACGGTACATTGGATATGAACTACCGAAAAGGAAAATTCAATATTTACACTAATCTTGGAACTAATGTGGGTCCGCGTGAAAACGGAGGAACGTTAGGGCTTCCTGAACAGAACATCGAGCAGGTTTTTAGTGTAGCCAATGAAAGAACTTCTTATTTGTATAAAGTAGGGGTGGATTTTTATCTCGATAAGAAAAATACCATGTCTTTTTATACGAACCAGGGACGCTTTAGCGGTGGTCCAGACGGATTCATTTCAGTTACCGATTTTGATAATCCGTCCATGGATCTTACCCAGCTTCTCGACATAAATATGGACAATAGAAATTCTGCATACAATTTCCTATATGATCACGATTTTGAAAAAGCTGGTCATGATATCCAATTTGAGCTGGATTATAACGATTTTGAAGAAGAAGAGAATACAAGCATAGACTTTAGAGATACCGAGCTGGATTTTATTCCCTACAAAGATTTTGTACTTCAAAACCGGCAAAATTTTACAGGAAATATAGATTATATCAACCCTTTAAGTGATGTTTCTAAATTAGAAATGGGTGCTGAAGTTCGTTTACTGGATACAGATAACGATTACGAGACTACTAATCCAGATTTCTTTGATAGCGATTATCAATATAACCGTGATATTTACAGTTTTTACACCACATTTGGTCAAACATTTGAAAAGTGGTCCTATCAATTAGGAGCCAGGCTGGAAAAATTTAATGTAGATGCGATCTACAATGGTAATCTGGTTTATGAAGACGATTATTTTACGCTATACCCATCGGGGTTTATAAGTTATACTCCGGGCGAAAAAAACTCCTATCAATTAAGCTATAGCCGAAGAGTAGATAGGCCAGGATTTGGGCAGGTAAACCCCATTAGAGAAGTTGCTTCTCCAAGATTAACGGTTGCCGGTAATCCTGAATTAAGACCGCAATTCACCAATTCTATTGAATTAAATTACACCCGAAAACTTGGAAAAAAAGGAAGTCTTACCAGCGGAGTTTTTTACCGAAGAACACAGGATGAGATCAACCAGGTATTTACTACAGAAGAAAACGATCCAGGATCTATATTTTTAACCTATGATAACTTCGATTCTAATGACTCTTATGGTGCTGAATTTTCAGCTAATTATAAATTCACCGATTGGTGGAGTACCAATACAGGACTTGAACTTTATGGCCAGACGCTTAAAGGAGTAGCTGGAAATGAGTTCATTGAAATTGACAATAAAGCCTACACATTTAGAACCAATCATAACCTGAAAGCAACCGAAGCCTTGACATTTTCACTTTTCGGATTTTATCGAAGTAAAAGTCAGGATCTTCAGTTAGACATCAAACCTATGTATTTCATGAATCTTGGGGCCAGGTATTCTTTCCTGGAAGATAATAAAGCTACGTTAAGTTTAAATTTCAATGATGTATTCGACACTCAGGAATTTAGAGTTGAAGACGGAAGACCTTTTGAACAAACGGGAAGATTCAAGGGAGAAACGCAGACCGTTTATTTAGGATTTTCTTACAGGTTTGGCGGCGGAAAAAACAAAGCTTTAAAACGTAAAAGCCGTGACAATGATGAGTCTGGTGGTGGCGGAGTGTTTTAA
- a CDS encoding CoA-binding protein — MQKKTLVLGASLNTTRYSNLAINRLVKHGQPTVAIGLRKGNVEGVQIETDKVPFEDVDTVTLYLNAKRQKEYYDYILSLKPERVIFNPGTENPELYNILRENEIYFENACTLVMLSSKQY; from the coding sequence ATGCAGAAAAAAACACTCGTTTTAGGAGCTTCGTTGAATACAACCCGATATTCTAATCTTGCAATTAACCGTCTTGTAAAGCATGGCCAGCCTACGGTGGCTATTGGTTTACGTAAGGGAAATGTTGAAGGAGTTCAAATTGAAACTGATAAAGTCCCATTTGAAGATGTAGATACTGTCACTTTGTACCTTAATGCAAAGCGGCAGAAAGAATATTATGATTATATCCTATCCTTGAAACCGGAGCGGGTAATATTTAATCCGGGAACTGAAAACCCTGAACTTTATAATATTTTGAGGGAAAATGAGATCTATTTTGAAAATGCCTGCACGTTAGTGATGCTTTCTTCGAAGCAATACTAG
- a CDS encoding sodium:solute symporter → MQPYQVLILIAAYFSVLILISYFTGRGGSNAEFFKANKQAPWYLVAFGMIGASLSGITFISIPGTVEADSFSYFQVVLGYTVGYAVIGQVLLPLYYKMNLTSIYTYLDSRFGNASYKTGASFFLLSRVVGASFRLFLVANVLQLIVFDTMGVPYYVTVTITILLIWLYTFKSGIKTIIWTDTLQTFFMLLALGITIYFISEDLGFNLSNLFGYLAESEHSRIFFFDDWKSKDHFVKQFLSGAFIAIVMTGLDQDMMQKNLTCRSLKDAQKNIFWFTIVLVIVNFLFLALGVLLTDYADINGVSEVKDDLFPAIATSGNLGMAVATFFILGLIAAAYSSADSALTSLTTSFSIDILDIEKKYDEKKQVRIRKQIHIAISVLLILVMLAFKYAIADKSVINKLFQFAGYTYGPLLGLYAFGLFTRWKIKDKLVPLVAILAPVLSYIISLNSLVWFGFEFGFFILILNGFLTFSGLVLLRRKHH, encoded by the coding sequence ATGCAACCATACCAAGTCCTTATCCTTATAGCCGCCTATTTTTCGGTACTTATATTAATTTCTTATTTCACCGGCCGTGGCGGCAGTAATGCTGAATTTTTTAAAGCTAACAAACAAGCTCCATGGTACCTGGTTGCATTTGGAATGATTGGTGCCTCCCTTAGCGGGATCACGTTTATCTCTATTCCCGGAACAGTTGAAGCTGATTCTTTCAGTTACTTTCAGGTGGTTCTGGGTTATACGGTAGGTTACGCGGTTATTGGGCAGGTCTTACTTCCACTTTATTATAAGATGAATCTGACTTCCATCTACACCTATCTGGACAGTAGATTTGGTAATGCGTCATATAAAACAGGGGCTTCTTTTTTCCTATTATCAAGGGTGGTAGGGGCTAGTTTCAGGCTTTTCCTGGTTGCAAATGTACTTCAGCTTATTGTTTTTGACACCATGGGCGTTCCTTATTATGTAACTGTAACCATTACTATTTTACTCATATGGCTCTATACTTTTAAAAGCGGAATAAAAACAATTATCTGGACAGATACGCTGCAAACATTTTTTATGCTACTTGCCCTTGGGATCACTATCTATTTTATTTCTGAAGATCTTGGATTTAATTTAAGTAATCTATTCGGCTATCTGGCGGAAAGTGAACATTCCAGGATCTTCTTTTTTGACGACTGGAAAAGCAAAGATCATTTCGTTAAGCAGTTTCTATCAGGTGCGTTTATAGCCATTGTAATGACAGGTCTTGATCAGGATATGATGCAAAAAAACCTTACCTGCAGAAGTTTGAAAGATGCTCAAAAAAATATATTCTGGTTTACCATAGTACTGGTAATTGTCAACTTCCTATTTCTCGCCTTAGGAGTTCTTTTAACGGATTATGCAGATATAAACGGGGTATCTGAAGTCAAAGATGATCTTTTCCCTGCTATTGCTACCAGTGGCAATCTGGGAATGGCTGTAGCGACTTTCTTTATTCTGGGATTAATAGCAGCAGCTTATTCCAGTGCCGATAGCGCATTAACTTCACTTACTACCTCTTTCAGTATTGATATTCTAGACATTGAAAAAAAGTATGATGAAAAGAAACAGGTACGAATTAGAAAACAAATTCATATAGCTATATCAGTCTTACTAATTCTCGTAATGCTCGCTTTTAAATACGCAATTGCAGATAAAAGCGTAATTAATAAGCTTTTTCAGTTTGCAGGATATACCTATGGGCCATTACTGGGATTATATGCTTTTGGATTATTTACCAGATGGAAAATCAAAGATAAACTGGTACCATTAGTAGCGATCTTAGCCCCTGTTTTATCTTATATAATTAGTCTGAACAGCCTGGTATGGTTTGGGTTTGAATTTGGATTCTTTATACTTATCCTCAACGGATTCTTAACTTTTTCAGGACTAGTATTGCTTCGAAGAAAGCATCACTAA
- the recR gene encoding recombination mediator RecR, with product MDFSSKLLEQAVDQMSQLPGIGKRTALRLVLHLLKQPEEQTSQLSKALIDLRQNIKLCSNCYNISDRELCEICANPSRVSEIVCVVEDIRDVMAIENTGQYRGHYHVLGGKISPMDGIGPSQLSIKPLIEKVETGKIDEIIFALSSTLEGDTTNFYIFKQLGGSSIKTSTIARGISVGDELEYADEVTLGRSITNRIPFESSMKS from the coding sequence ATGGATTTTTCTTCAAAATTACTGGAGCAGGCGGTAGACCAAATGTCTCAATTACCGGGAATAGGTAAGCGAACAGCTTTAAGGTTGGTATTGCATTTATTAAAACAGCCTGAGGAACAAACAAGTCAGTTGTCTAAAGCTTTAATAGATTTGAGACAGAATATCAAGCTTTGCAGTAATTGTTACAATATTAGTGATCGTGAATTGTGTGAGATCTGTGCGAATCCGTCGCGAGTTTCAGAAATTGTTTGTGTGGTGGAAGATATTCGAGATGTGATGGCTATAGAGAATACGGGTCAATATAGAGGACATTATCATGTGCTTGGCGGGAAAATCAGCCCCATGGATGGAATTGGACCTTCTCAGTTAAGCATTAAACCCCTTATAGAAAAAGTGGAGACAGGAAAGATAGATGAGATCATTTTTGCTCTAAGCAGCACTTTAGAAGGGGATACTACGAATTTTTATATTTTCAAGCAGTTAGGAGGGAGTTCTATAAAGACCTCCACGATCGCTCGAGGTATTTCGGTTGGCGATGAGCTTGAGTATGCAGACGAAGTGACGTTGGGTCGCTCCATTACCAACAGAATTCCCTTTGAAAGTTCGATGAAATCTTAG